One window of the Candidatus Korarchaeota archaeon NZ13-K genome contains the following:
- the cas6 gene encoding CRISPR-associated endoribonuclease Cas6, which produces MISIIEIEATSQGDGVLPFTGPFLRAALLRSISSQDPLLAKALEMSSKKIFVEAFRRERKQMPCGSLEESVYMGSEYRGSVIVFDDEVVSEAIRSWIFKKPTIVIKEIPFKVTGYTYQEINITDFIQEKPCRSFRLRFLTPTCFRRATSQYCYLYPNPRMIVSSLASAWNALSPKKGPETRLIATWADLSVVETGYELCTTKPVDMGGERTFVGFLGWVNYKVIDHPEWQRSSHEEMATWLNTLLMFGELIGVGHMRNMGFGRIKFEVKRK; this is translated from the coding sequence ATGATCTCGATAATAGAGATCGAGGCCACCAGCCAGGGAGATGGCGTATTACCGTTCACGGGGCCATTTCTCAGGGCAGCTCTGCTGAGATCGATATCCTCACAGGACCCTCTGCTGGCTAAGGCACTGGAGATGTCCTCTAAGAAGATATTCGTCGAGGCTTTCAGGAGGGAGAGGAAGCAGATGCCCTGCGGCTCCCTCGAGGAGTCGGTCTACATGGGATCTGAGTACAGGGGTTCCGTGATAGTGTTCGACGACGAGGTCGTGAGCGAGGCCATCAGATCATGGATATTCAAGAAGCCAACCATAGTTATAAAGGAAATTCCATTTAAAGTAACTGGGTATACATATCAAGAAATAAATATAACAGACTTCATTCAGGAAAAACCATGCAGGAGCTTCAGGCTCCGCTTCCTGACCCCCACCTGCTTCAGGAGGGCCACCTCCCAGTACTGCTACCTCTACCCCAATCCCAGGATGATAGTGTCATCACTGGCATCGGCTTGGAACGCGCTCTCCCCAAAGAAGGGACCAGAGACCAGGTTGATCGCAACGTGGGCTGACCTGAGCGTCGTGGAAACTGGCTACGAGCTCTGCACAACTAAGCCCGTTGATATGGGAGGGGAGAGGACCTTCGTCGGATTCTTGGGCTGGGTGAATTACAAGGTGATAGATCATCCCGAGTGGCAGAGATCGTCTCATGAGGAGATGGCCACCTGGCTCAACACCCTGCTCATGTTCGGTGAGCTGATAGGGGTGGGTCACATGAGGAACATGGGCTTCGGCAGGATCAAGTTCGAGGTCAAGAGGAAATGA
- a CDS encoding dephospho-CoA kinase yields the protein MIGGGSEKCLGKPIVLIVGLPGSGKDEISRAIGDLLGYRVIRMSDLLLEELRRRGLSETRENMRSLGLELRERMGRGALARLAIDVIMSSPPPRCFVVNGVRNVEEIDEFVREFGDDVITIAVLTSKKIRFIRTSARMRGGFDRSSYSEFLRDDREEIIAFHLGDAIACADHFVLNDGCLEEVKWRVVSIITG from the coding sequence ATGATCGGCGGCGGATCTGAAAAGTGCCTGGGTAAGCCAATAGTTCTGATAGTCGGGCTTCCGGGGAGCGGGAAGGATGAGATCTCTAGGGCCATAGGGGATCTCCTGGGGTACAGGGTGATCAGGATGAGCGATTTGCTACTTGAGGAGCTGAGGAGAAGAGGCCTCAGCGAGACACGCGAGAACATGAGATCCCTGGGCTTGGAGCTGAGGGAGAGGATGGGGAGGGGTGCTTTGGCCAGGCTCGCCATAGATGTGATAATGAGCTCGCCCCCTCCCCGATGCTTCGTCGTCAACGGCGTAAGGAACGTCGAGGAAATAGATGAATTCGTCAGAGAATTCGGTGATGATGTTATTACTATAGCAGTTCTTACATCAAAAAAGATAAGATTTATCAGGACAAGCGCGAGAATGAGGGGGGGATTCGACAGGTCGTCCTACTCGGAGTTCCTCAGGGATGACAGGGAGGAGATAATCGCGTTCCACCTCGGGGACGCCATAGCATGCGCCGACCACTTCGTCCTGAACGATGGATGCCTGGAGGAGGTGAAGTGGAGGGTGGTCTCAATAATCACCGGCTGA